The following nucleotide sequence is from Halomonas chromatireducens.
GCAGTCGATGAGATTTTTGGAGAAATTATTGTGTCCATTAAAAGCATAGAGGGGGCGTTGGATCGCTCAAAAAAGCTACAAAGTAATGATGTGGCTGTGGTATCAGATATCAAATCATTCATGGATGATGCCAAGAAACTAAATTATTCGCTTTTGCAGCGTATTAAAACTGCGCGGAATGGCCTTGATTCTTTGGTGTCAGTCGACTAGGTGAATTGGTAATGATTGATGAAAAAAGTACTGTTGCTTTGCTAATAGATGATTATCCTCACCTTGAGGAAAAAGCTATTGTTGATTTTATCAATAACTTTTCTGTCATGGCCGATCATCTGAATAAAAAGCAAGAAATTGCAGATAGCCCATCCGCGCGTTTTTTTGACTGGATGTCTGGGCGAAATGTGAAAAGGCAGTTGTTGCTCGATAGAACTTTTGAGAGTGAGCTTGTTTTTGTCAGGGATTATATTGTTGAAAATGAAAAACGTCTAGTTAAAAATGACGATTTCATGGATGAAATTATGAGTGGTGTCAGCTTGCTGTCCGGGAAGTTGCGAGAGGTAGCCAATGAAACTTGTCAAATCAAGGAAAGTCTTGAGGAATTGCGCGAAACGGTCTGTCACATAGAAAGTTCTGTTGTGCAGCGTCTTGATTATCAAGAATTATACATAAATGCTCTATCTGAAAAAGAGCTGGCTCTCAGTATCTTTTCGAAAACGAACGACAGTCTGTCGCCGGAGCAAAGTCTGTGGCTGATGTTGACCCGTCTATGGTATGGTGATTTTGGTCGTTGGCTTAAAGCATCTGGCAAATCAAAAAGTAACTCCAAGGTGGTAAAAGAGACACTAGAGACCTTGAAGAACCAGTGCATGCTTATTATGTCTAAAAAGACAGGTCGCTCGAATGACGCTCTAATTGATCGCGACACGCTATATAAAAGCCTCATCTCTGATTTTGAACCTGTTAAGGACGCACTCTGTCTTATGAGTGATCATCATTCTAACAAACTTGAATCAATGATTTATTCACTTAACAGCAATGTGGAGCTAAGGCAGTTTGAAGATAGCGATCTTCCATTTGTTTTTTCTAATATAAGTATCTTTCATGAAATGGCGAGTTTGCTTCAGTTAGGAGAAGATCATGCCACAACCAACTAAATTAGGGCTTGTCTTGTCTGGGGGTGGGGCAAAAGGCGCATACCAAGCAGGCGTGCTCCGTTATCTTGCAGAGATGAACATTCAGCCAGATGCTGTAGCCGGGGCTAGCATTGGATCTTTAAATGGGGCGGTAGTAGCCAATGCCGAGAATGTTAAGCAGGCGGCTGATTCTCTTGAGGTTGTTTGGCGAGAAATTGCGGAGAAATCACCTTTGAAGATGGACCCGCTTGCTTTTGTGGCGATTTTGCTAAAAATTTGTGTGGCAGCCTTTGGTGGAGCGCCGGGTAGGGTTTTCGCTATGAGCGCTCACCAGCTTGAGAAAATAGTTCCGGTAAAGTATCACAAGTATGTTTCTGATCCGGCCTTTTTTGACAACTCGCCCACCATTGATATCTTAACTCGCTATGCAGGCCTTGAAAATGATAGTGTAGGCTTGCCTTTCTGGGTTTCCGTCTATGAAAGTGAAGGAGCGATCAAGGACTTGGTTGGTACCTTGAGGGCGACCGTAGGCATTTCCGATTCAAAAGGTTCCATGTTCTTACCCATGCATTTGCTTTCGTCGGAAGACAAGCGTAAGGCATTGTTAGCGTCTTCTGCAATTCCGCTTGCTTTCGAGGCACAATTAATAAGTGGTAAAAAGTATTATGATGGCGGCTTGGGAGGTTGGAATACAGCTCAGGGCAATACTCCGGTTACCCCCTTGATTGTAAATGAAAAATGCAGTCACGTCATAGTGACACATTTAGACGATGGGAGTTTTTGGAATCGTAATTCTTTCCCGGGCACGACGTTTCTTGAAATTCGACCCAAGAAAATATCACGCAACGGCCTGAAGGATATGCTTAATTTTGAAAAATCTACTTTGCTTGAATGGATGGAACAAGGCTACCATGATACCAGCGCTTGCATTGGGTCAGTCAAGGGCGGACTGGACGTCTTTAGTAAAAGCCAGGCTAGTCATGCTTCGCTAGAAAAGTCGCTCGGTGATATGGCAGATTCTTTGCAGTGGATGAAAAGGTAGGATCATCATTATATTGAACGTTACTTGGTAATTTCGGAATGTTAAAATGAATTTTAAGGGGGCAAGTGTTAGCAATTTCCAAGTTTTGCTCGTGGCTGCCCCCTCCCTCGCTGCAGGGTTTGCTACCGATCGAAGCCCTTGCACAGCCCGCGTGAAGCTGGCACTGGTGGGGTTATCCAACTATGGAACTTGCTGCCCGGCGTGTGTCTTGGGTGAGAGCCGTTACTCGATTCAGCGTATCCTGTAGCTCAATGGCAAGCAGGTGCACAAGCGCACTCAAAGCTTATGACCATACGCCAGGAGCCGCTATCAGTCGCCCCACGACTTGATAAGCGCTGGGCTGTTGCCCCAGCTCACGAATGTTGTGGCAAGGATCCCTTGTCAGCTTGCAGGTGACGATCGATTGTCGCACGCGAGAGGTCCACATTAATCAACATTAGCAGCAGGACTGCTGCATCGGCGCTAGTAAAGGCTCTGGTGTATCGATTCGGGGCTCTGGGTCATTTATCAACCGCTGGACCTGCACACTGAAAATAGTTTATTTTTGTACTAGTATTTTTTTCAAGTAATATTCGAAAGCATCTATGAGTATATTTAAACTGACTTCCAATCTGTGATTATCATCTACCAACCGCAGAGGCACACACTGCTGTTGAGCTAACTCAATAACAGGCCCCGGTGGCACGACGGTATCCTGCCAACCATGAATGATCTGCACATGCTGTGCCCGTATCACGGGGGCTGGGTCCGGGTAGCGCTCAAGCCCGAACGCCGGAGCCATCAGAAAGCAGCCCAGCACAGGTATATGGCTGCTGGCCGCTGCGCTTACCCATCCTCCCATGCTTGAGCCGGCCAAGATGGTCTGTTCCGGCTTGTAGGGTAGCTGCTCCAGGGCAGTCATGAGGTGGCTCAGCCGCTCTTCAGGCGTCTCCATGCCCCGGTAGTCCATGACAACAACGTGTACATTGTCGAAGCTCTCCGCGACTGCCGTCAGGGCCTGCATCTTGGTGGAGCTGGGGCCGCTTTCCAGGCCGTGAGACAGTACAACGGCCAAGCCTTCCTTACTGCTGGTGGCGGGGTCAGTGAGATACATTATTGCTCCTCCTTGGCGAATATTTTGTGCTTTCCGATCGGCATAAAGAAGGCCGCCAGTTCCCAGAAGAAACAATCTGGTGGTGACAAGCGGAGTCGTTGTAGAGATACACCCATGCCCCTCCGTAGTGAGTCGAGATGATGGTTCGGTCATATAGGCCGGAAGACGGACTTTTCGGCTGATAGCCCTCCAGGTAATCCAGCCGGTTCAGTTGCTCAGCATCGATTAGATAGACCTCGACATACGCCCCAGCGGAAGGCATCAGCAGGGCACCAGGAAAAGGACCCAGGTTGTATAGGGTGATAACGCTGAGGCGGTCGGGGCCAAGATATTTCGCCCCTTCGAGCAAGTGATGGTTGTGCAGGCCGGCCTTGAGCGTGCCGTATACAGCCACCCGAGGTGCACGCGCAATGTCGCGTTGACGGTCATGCATAGGCGTGCTCCGTCGCCGTGTAAACGCCAAGGCGTGAGCAGCTTGTCCAACCATTTTGGGTGGCTTGCTGAGGGTGTACATGGCTGCTCAAGGATCGAAGCAGTATTCGCTTTTGCAGCAAACGCATTGCGCGCGGCATGGTAGAGCGCGGCCATTGCGCTATCACTAGGCGCCGTGGTGTCCGGGTGGGCCAGGTTGCTCGCCATGCCCGGCAGGTGGCGTTGGGCCAGGGTTTCTACCCGAGCCCGCTCTATGACGGCATACCAGCACCACTCGCCAGAAGAAAAGCGACCATCCTGCTCAGGGTCGTGCCAGCGCCGCCATGCGGCCAAGGCATCGGCTTCGCTGCGGCTAGCAGTATCGGGTGGCGCGACGGTGTCTAGGTGTTGGGGGGGGGAGCCGGCACCATAGGTACGTGTCCAAGCCGACACCAGCTCTCTGGTACGCCTGCTATCAGTAGATGCCGGTGACATGGGGAGCGCCTCGCAGCAATTCTGCATCGAAACAGCGTTGGTAAAGCTCGGCTACAAGGGGGCGTTCTGTCTCATCGCAGCGATTGACGAATGCCAGCCGCAAGGCATCTTGCGTGTCTTTGATAAGGCCAATGTTTTCCCCCCAGGATACCAGGGTCCGCAGGGAGAGCAGTGACGAGAGGTCACCTTGGGTGAATGCCTGCCGTGTGAGGCCGGCGAAGGTGACCATGCGCTCGATGGTCTCTGCATCGAGCGAAGGCAGGCGCGACTGGAGGATTTCACGCTCTCGGTCGGCCGGCATGTAGCCAAGCTCTGTGACCACATGCCAACGGTCCATTTGCGCCTGATTAAGCGCTTGGGTGCCTGCATAGAGGCCGGTGGCATCGCCTTGGCCCGCGGTATTTGCCGTGGCAAACAGGCGAAATGCCGGGTGTGGTGTGATGACACGATTTTGATCAAGCAGCGTGAGCCGGCCCTGACTTTCGAGTAGGCGTTGGATGACGAACATTACATCGGGGCGACCCGCATCGTATTCGTCGAAAACGATTGCGACCGGCCGCTCAAGCGCCCAGACGAGGATGCCCGGGACGAACTCGGTGACCTGCTTGCCATCGCGTATCACTACCATATCCCGGCCTATCAGGTCGGCTCGCGTGATGTGGCCATCGAGGTTGATGCGTATGCAAGGCCAGTTGAGCCGCGCCGCTACCTGCTCGATGTGGGATGACTTGCCACTGCCATGAGGGCCATGCAGGTAAACACGCCGATTGTGCGCGAAACCCATCAATATCGCTGTGGTGACGTCTGGCATGAAGCGAAATGCAGGGTCTGGATCCGGGACGTGCTCTTCAGGTTCACTGAAAGCAGGAACGGGCCACGGCAAGGGAAGCTTGAACGTATGGGCGGTATCGCAGAATGTATCTGGACTCGAAATGGCGTCAGTCATGGCCGCTCGGAAGCATCCTGTTTGAGGAACAGAACAGAAGTGCTGTCTTTAGCACTTCTGCACGTTCAAATGGATTGTAGAGCTAACCTAGCAGAAGGCTTGACGAACGGGCAACGCTGCAAGGGAAAATGTGTCCTTTTGTTAATTTGCGTGGATTTTAACAAGCTTAGAGCAGGCTAAGACTAGGTACTATTATTCTAATGCTCCCATGTGTAGGGCGTTATGGTGAAACTGCACGCTCCACATGCCAGCTGCAGCTAGGCTATCATTTTGTCACTAGACTGTTACTATTTTGTCGCGGTATGGTCATCGTTGATCATCCAGTCTGTCAGGTAACGGCTCCCTACCACGACATGCACTGGTTCGGTGACTGATAGGTGAAACGTTTGTATAAAGTAAGTACGGTGGATAATAGTCACCAGGTTCATGTCAGGATTTGAGTCTGCGAATTAAAGAATGATATTGATAATTATTAGCATTTGAGTTTTCTATTAGCGCCATGCTCAGTAAGGAGTGTTCTTCATGACGGTTACGCTTGCGCCAGCTCAGTTGGCCCCTGATTTGCGGCTCTTGGTGTTGCTGGCGAGGTTGAACCTGTCTGAGGAGCAGTCTCGCGCTTCACTAGCTCTATGCGAGAGTATCGATGATTGGGGGAGCTTCACCAAGCGCGCTCAAGAACGCTTTATCCTGCCGCTGGTATACCGCCATTTGCGTCGACTGTCGCCCCCGTCCTTGCCTGAAGAGCAGTTGGAGCTAATGAAGCTGCATTCGCTCACTGTTCTACAGCATAATCTGAACGTGATGGCTGCCTTGCGAGACCTGGCCAAGGAGCTGCTGCACCCGCTCGAACTGCAACATGTGTTCTTCAAGGGGCCGACGCTGGCCGGGCGGTATTACGATGAACCAGCTATGCGCTTCTGCCAGGATATTGATGTGCTGGTCCCGCGTGAGCGGATGGCGGAGCTTCTGGGTGTCGCACTGCAGAATGGCTATACTCCCTTGGATCCCGCAGCGTTGTCGGATGACAGCACCAGCCTGGCCTTCGTGGCGCGGGTCCAGAAAGTCGTGACCCTCGCCTCACCCAGAAACGTGGCCATCGAGTTCCACCAGCGGATCGACAACATCGGCACGATCTACGATTCCCGGCAGCTGTTGACACTGGCGGAACCCATGCGTATGGCCAACAATTATTTTTCCGTGATGCCGACTGCGGAACTGTTTGTCTATATTTGCTGGCACCATACCAAACACTACTGGTCGCACCTGCACTGGCTGGTCGATATGGACGCCATCCAGCGCCATCCGAGTTTCGACCTGGATGCCGTGCTTGCTTGCGCAGAACGGCGTAACCTGCGGACTACCGTGGAAGCTTCTCTAGAGCTGTTCAATGTATTGGCGACCCCCGGGCCATGGCGTGAGGAGGAATTGACTGAGCGTGGCAAGGACATGCTTGCCATGGCATTGAAAGCCATGCAGGGGGGCCATCAGGTCGAGCTGACCATGCGTCGGCAGAAAGTTACCCCTGATTTTTCCTTCAGCTGGCAGGCCAAACCCACTCAGTTGTTGCGTTGGAGATTGCTGGGCTGGACTCGCTTGTTCCGCCCCAGCTACGCTGACTATCAGGGCTGGCCGCTTCCGCCCGCGTGGCAATGGCTATATCGTGTTACCCGCCCGTTTCGTGAATCCTACGTTCGCCTGACCTCCGGCGATTCCCATAAATGAATATGGCTGAGTGCGGCTGCTCATGATTCAAACCGATAAGTTTTTCGCACCGGTGTTTTCATTGCGTCGCATTCTGCCGATGCTCTGGCAGAGTAGTCGTAAGTGGACGCTGCTCAGTACCCTACTGATGGCTCTGGAAGTGGCATTTGGGTTAGCGGTGCTCTACCTCCTCAAGCAGCTGGTGGACGTCGTCACCCAAATGCTGGGGAGTGCGGATACAGAAGGTGGGCTAACCCAGGTATTACTTTTCGTGGCCCTGACCGGTGCATGTACGGTGGCGTTCATCACTGCACGAGGGCTGTCTGGCCTCGCTCGCGAAGCACAGGGAATGTTGGTGGCTGACTTTGTTGACCGCGAAGTGCATTCGCGGGCAGTAAGGGCAGACCTGGCCTTTTATGAAAGTCCACAGTACCACGATACTCTTGAGCGAGCGCGCCAATCAGGCAATCAGCGACCCGCTCAGGTGGTCAGTAACTTAATGATGTTGAGCAAGAACAGCCTGATGTTGGCGGCAGTGGTGATACTGATCATCACCATCAACTGGCTGTTGCTGCCCGTATTGTTGATAGCCATCGTGCCCGCGCTTCTGGTGCGAATCTATTTTACTCGATACTTATATCAGTGGCAGCGGCGCAGGACACAGATGGAGCGCCGCGCCGGCTATCTTGACTGGCTGATGACTTCTGATATCAATGCCAAGGAGTTGCGTCTCAATCAGTTGGGCGATTATCTGCGTAACCAATATTCCAAGTTGCGGGGAACGATTCGCAGAGAGAAGCTTGCCATCACCAAGCGGCGAACCATGGTTGAACTGGTAGTGGCCAGCATTGCCTCGGTTGCTTTCTTCGGCTCACTGGGCTTTCTCGCCTGGCAGACTGCGGAAGGTCGCAACAGTGTGGGCGACCTGGTGCTGTTCCTGTTGATTTTCCAGCGTGCCCAGTCAATGGGGCAGGAGCTGGTCCAGCAGCTTTCCAAGCTCTACGAGGATCATCTCTATATTGGCCTGCTATTCGAGTTTCTGGATATCCGCCCCTCGATCAGCGAGCCCGAGCACCCCGTGAAAGTGCCCGGTGTGCTTAGCTCAGGGGTCGCTTTCGAGAATGTCGGGTTCTCATACCCTGGTACTGATATCCCGGTGTTGAGGGATATAAATTTGACGATCAGGCCCGGTCAGATAGTCGCCTTGGTAGGTGCGAATGGATCGGGAAAGACCTCGCTGATCAAACTGTTATGCCGGCTATATGATCCAACATCGGGTAGAATCACACTTGACGGTATCGATGTGCGAGAGTTTGGGGTCGAGGACTATCGCCGCGTTTTCAGCGTGATCTTCCAGGACTACACGCACTATGCCGCCACCGTCCGTGATAATATTCGTTTCGGCGATATTCGCGAGCCCGAGGACACGCCGGCAGTGAAGGCAGCGGCTATCAATGCTGGTGCGGCACCGTTCATCGATTCCCTCAAGATGCAGTACGATACTCCCTTGACCAGGATGTTCGATGGAGGGCAGGAGTTGAGTATCGGTCAGTGGCAGAAGATCGCCTTGGCACGAGCCTTCATGCACCGTTCCAATATTATTATCCTCGACGAACCGACCAGTGCGCTGGATCCGGGCGCAGAGTTCGAGCTTTTCGAGAATTTCCGCGAACGTATCGATCATCGTGCAGCTCTGGTCATCAGCCATCGTCTCTCCACGGTGAGAATGGCCGACTATATTTATGTCATGGATAAAGGGCAGATCTGCGAATCCGGCACCCATGATGAGCTGATCAGGCAGCAAGGGATCTACTGCGAACTGTTCAAGCGCCAGGCACATCACTATCGGGAAGTCGATGCCGAAACTCACTGAGCGCACTGGCTGGCATGCGCATGATAACTGAGAGATCTGTGTGCCGAGCCAACGGCGTGCTTGTATTTGCCTTCGTCGCCTTATTGGTCTTGATCCCAGAGGCTTACAGGATTGTTGCCCTGCTTGCACTTCTGGTACTGGCCGTGGGCGCTTTGACGTTACGACGCGCACCGCAATGGCGGTTGGACAGGGATGATGCCTGGCTATGCCTGGCGCTTGTGCTCTATGGCGGTATCTGGTTGCTGGATGTTTGGCGTTCAGGTTACTGGCCGATGGTAGATGGCGCCGGTTATCAGCTTCTGCCGATATGGCCGCTAGTGGCCGCGCTGATACTGGTTGGAATGCGCTGCTATCCCCCCAACCCCCGTATGCTATGGTGGGGAGCTTGCTGCGGTGCCCTGGGAGCGGGAACCATAGCCCTTTACGAGCGGGTCGTGTTGGGCGTGGAGCGTGCCAGTAACGGCATCAACGCCATCCCTTTCGGTAACCTGTCATTGCTGCTTGGTTCGCTATCCCTGCTAACGGTGCTGTGGTGCTTGCGTCGTCAAAGGCCCCGGCATGTGGGCTTATTGATATTGGCGATGGTGGCTGCTCTCCTCGGTCTGTTGGGGTCGTTGCTATCGGGAACTCGAGGTGGATGGGTAGCGTTACCCTTTGTCCTTCTGATTGTCTACCGTGCTGCGCGGGACCTCCTGCCTTTGCGTCATCTGCGGCTAGGCGCTGGTGGACTGGTATTGCTGATGCTGGTACCCATCTTGTTGCCGCAGAGCGGTGTGAGCGAACGTGTGGGCCAGGTCGCTGATGATGCTCAGCGCTACTGGCAGCGTGGGGATGCCGGTAGCTCTCTGGGGGTGCGCCTGGAACTCTGGCGCGCTGGCGTAATGCTGATCAGCGAGAAACCGCTACTGGGTTTCGGCGAGCACCGCATGGAGAAGGCGCTGGGCGATCTGGCAGAAGAGGGGCGAGTCTATGATCGGGTGGTTATCCACATGCAGCTGCACAACGAGGTCATCGATACGGCTGCCCGACGCGGGCTGTTAGGTGCTACCAGCCTGCTGTTGCTTTATGGCATTCCACTCTGGATATTCTGGAAGAAGCTGCGCCGGGCTGGTCATGAGCCTGGCCTCCAGGTGCTTGCGGCAGCAGGCATGATGGTGCCGGTGGCATTTTTTGACTTCGGACTCACCCAGTCGATGCTGCGTGATCTGCGGGGGTTGAGTGGCTATTTGGGGCTGTGTGTCTTGTGTTGGGTGACGCTGCG
It contains:
- a CDS encoding patatin-like phospholipase family protein; its protein translation is MPQPTKLGLVLSGGGAKGAYQAGVLRYLAEMNIQPDAVAGASIGSLNGAVVANAENVKQAADSLEVVWREIAEKSPLKMDPLAFVAILLKICVAAFGGAPGRVFAMSAHQLEKIVPVKYHKYVSDPAFFDNSPTIDILTRYAGLENDSVGLPFWVSVYESEGAIKDLVGTLRATVGISDSKGSMFLPMHLLSSEDKRKALLASSAIPLAFEAQLISGKKYYDGGLGGWNTAQGNTPVTPLIVNEKCSHVIVTHLDDGSFWNRNSFPGTTFLEIRPKKISRNGLKDMLNFEKSTLLEWMEQGYHDTSACIGSVKGGLDVFSKSQASHASLEKSLGDMADSLQWMKR
- a CDS encoding alpha/beta hydrolase; its protein translation is MYLTDPATSSKEGLAVVLSHGLESGPSSTKMQALTAVAESFDNVHVVVMDYRGMETPEERLSHLMTALEQLPYKPEQTILAGSSMGGWVSAAASSHIPVLGCFLMAPAFGLERYPDPAPVIRAQHVQIIHGWQDTVVPPGPVIELAQQQCVPLRLVDDNHRLEVSLNILIDAFEYYLKKILVQK
- a CDS encoding gamma-glutamylcyclotransferase family protein; amino-acid sequence: MHDRQRDIARAPRVAVYGTLKAGLHNHHLLEGAKYLGPDRLSVITLYNLGPFPGALLMPSAGAYVEVYLIDAEQLNRLDYLEGYQPKSPSSGLYDRTIISTHYGGAWVYLYNDSACHHQIVSSGNWRPSLCRSESTKYSPRRSNNVSH
- a CDS encoding AAA family ATPase translates to MTDAISSPDTFCDTAHTFKLPLPWPVPAFSEPEEHVPDPDPAFRFMPDVTTAILMGFAHNRRVYLHGPHGSGKSSHIEQVAARLNWPCIRINLDGHITRADLIGRDMVVIRDGKQVTEFVPGILVWALERPVAIVFDEYDAGRPDVMFVIQRLLESQGRLTLLDQNRVITPHPAFRLFATANTAGQGDATGLYAGTQALNQAQMDRWHVVTELGYMPADREREILQSRLPSLDAETIERMVTFAGLTRQAFTQGDLSSLLSLRTLVSWGENIGLIKDTQDALRLAFVNRCDETERPLVAELYQRCFDAELLRGAPHVTGIY
- a CDS encoding nucleotidyltransferase family protein; the encoded protein is MTVTLAPAQLAPDLRLLVLLARLNLSEEQSRASLALCESIDDWGSFTKRAQERFILPLVYRHLRRLSPPSLPEEQLELMKLHSLTVLQHNLNVMAALRDLAKELLHPLELQHVFFKGPTLAGRYYDEPAMRFCQDIDVLVPRERMAELLGVALQNGYTPLDPAALSDDSTSLAFVARVQKVVTLASPRNVAIEFHQRIDNIGTIYDSRQLLTLAEPMRMANNYFSVMPTAELFVYICWHHTKHYWSHLHWLVDMDAIQRHPSFDLDAVLACAERRNLRTTVEASLELFNVLATPGPWREEELTERGKDMLAMALKAMQGGHQVELTMRRQKVTPDFSFSWQAKPTQLLRWRLLGWTRLFRPSYADYQGWPLPPAWQWLYRVTRPFRESYVRLTSGDSHK
- a CDS encoding ABC transporter ATP-binding protein, with translation MIQTDKFFAPVFSLRRILPMLWQSSRKWTLLSTLLMALEVAFGLAVLYLLKQLVDVVTQMLGSADTEGGLTQVLLFVALTGACTVAFITARGLSGLAREAQGMLVADFVDREVHSRAVRADLAFYESPQYHDTLERARQSGNQRPAQVVSNLMMLSKNSLMLAAVVILIITINWLLLPVLLIAIVPALLVRIYFTRYLYQWQRRRTQMERRAGYLDWLMTSDINAKELRLNQLGDYLRNQYSKLRGTIRREKLAITKRRTMVELVVASIASVAFFGSLGFLAWQTAEGRNSVGDLVLFLLIFQRAQSMGQELVQQLSKLYEDHLYIGLLFEFLDIRPSISEPEHPVKVPGVLSSGVAFENVGFSYPGTDIPVLRDINLTIRPGQIVALVGANGSGKTSLIKLLCRLYDPTSGRITLDGIDVREFGVEDYRRVFSVIFQDYTHYAATVRDNIRFGDIREPEDTPAVKAAAINAGAAPFIDSLKMQYDTPLTRMFDGGQELSIGQWQKIALARAFMHRSNIIILDEPTSALDPGAEFELFENFRERIDHRAALVISHRLSTVRMADYIYVMDKGQICESGTHDELIRQQGIYCELFKRQAHHYREVDAETH
- a CDS encoding O-antigen ligase family protein yields the protein MLVFAFVALLVLIPEAYRIVALLALLVLAVGALTLRRAPQWRLDRDDAWLCLALVLYGGIWLLDVWRSGYWPMVDGAGYQLLPIWPLVAALILVGMRCYPPNPRMLWWGACCGALGAGTIALYERVVLGVERASNGINAIPFGNLSLLLGSLSLLTVLWCLRRQRPRHVGLLILAMVAALLGLLGSLLSGTRGGWVALPFVLLIVYRAARDLLPLRHLRLGAGGLVLLMLVPILLPQSGVSERVGQVADDAQRYWQRGDAGSSLGVRLELWRAGVMLISEKPLLGFGEHRMEKALGDLAEEGRVYDRVVIHMQLHNEVIDTAARRGLLGATSLLLLYGIPLWIFWKKLRRAGHEPGLQVLAAAGMMVPVAFFDFGLTQSMLRDLRGLSGYLGLCVLCWVTLRAYEETLRTLPISSPPLHRTPYIADDKGELIVQRSRSRS